A window from Culex pipiens pallens isolate TS chromosome 3, TS_CPP_V2, whole genome shotgun sequence encodes these proteins:
- the LOC120426296 gene encoding protein hairy-like, which produces MVTGIGTAAQQVGTMPTTSQMPPAEQPVKRASDNRRSNKPIMEKRRRARINNCLNDLKTLILDAMKKDPARHSKLEKADILEMTVKHLENLQRQQTAMSQATDPNVMNKFKAGFSECAQEVNRFPDIDPVTRRRLLAHLSNCINGVKNEMPKPRQSAVQVHILPSPPSSPEQDHNSQVPHPAQINAIQTGNGGIFFTNNVGSSVHLIPTKLPNGSIAYVLPAASAPVPMLVPIPSRTASTGSASSSHSSASSYDRVPREHATSPYYAPPSPANSNYEPMDCQSSVSSQDQSQQQQYLHPQRFQQTPSQAPRSYSPDSPLSLVVKKEQNLSAQDKPASPAAAWRPW; this is translated from the exons ATGGTTACCGGAATTGGAACCGCAGCCCAGCAGGTTGGCACCATGCCGACCACCTCGCAGATGCCCCCGGCCGAACAGCCGGTCAAGCGAGCATCCGACAATCGCAGA AGTAACAAACCAATCATGGAAAAACGTCGCCGTGCTCGGATCAACAACTGCCTGAACGATCTGAAGACCCTGATCCTGGATGCCATGAAGAAAGAC CCAGCTCGTCACTCAAAGCTTGAGAAGGCAGACATTCTGGAGATGACGGTGAAGCACTTGGAGAATCTGCAGCGCCAACAAACAGCCATGTCCCAGGCGACCGATCCGAACGTGATGAACAAGTTCAAAGCTGGCTTCAGCGAGTGCGCCCAGGAGGTCAACCGGTTCCCGGACATCGATCCGGTGACCCGGCGCCGACTCCTCGCACATCTGAGCAACTGCATCAACGGTGTAAAGAACGAGATGCCCAAGCCTCGCCAGTCTGCGGTGCAAGTTCACATCCTGCCTTCGCCGCCAAGCTCGCCCGAACAGGACCACAACTCGCAGGTTCCTCACCCCGCCCAGATCAACGCCATCCAGACCGGCAACGGAGGAATCTTCTTCACCAACAACGTCGGCTCCAGCGTTCACCTGATCCCGACGAAGCTTCCGAACGGTAGCATTGCGTACGTGCTTCCAGCCGCTTCCGCCCCAGTCCCAATGCTGGTGCCAATCCCAAGCCGTACCGCCTCTACCGGATCTGCATCGTCCAGCCATTCGTCGGCTTCCAGCTACGACCGCGTTCCACGGGAGCACGCCACCTCGCCATACTACGCCCCTCCCAGCCCGGCCAACTCCAACTACGAGCCCATGGACTGTCAGTCCTCGGTTTCGTCTCAGGACCAATCTCAGCAACAGCAGTACCTCCACCCCCAACGCTTCCAGCAGACCCCTTCCCAAGCCCCACGATCCTACAGCCCGGACAGCCCACTGTCCCTGGTCGTGAAGAAGGAGCAGAACCTCAGCGCTCAGGACAAGCCAGCCTCGCCTGCCGCTGCGTGGCGACCGTGGTAA